The Pseudodesulfovibrio sp. JC047 genome includes the window TCGGGGTACAGCAGCACGTCGTAAACATTCAGCTTGTCGGCTTCAATAACCTTGATATGGGGCATATTCCTGACGGACAGCTCCAAATTCTTATCAACGTCTTTGGCGACGATAAGCGTCTTGGTCATGCCGAGCTTCTCAGCAACAGCTGCAAAGGCCTTGGTTTTGATCTCTGCGAGATCGATGGTGTTGACCACGGTAATCTTCTCTTCAGAAGCACGGGAGGACAATGCCATCTTCAGGGCCAATTTGCGAACCTTTTTATTGACTTTGAAGGAGTAATCGCGGGGCTGCGGGCCAAAGGTGGTTGCACCACCGCGCCACAGAGGCGAACGGACGGAGCCGGCACGAGCACGGCCTGTGCCCTTCTGCCGCCAAGGCTTGCGACCGCCACCGGTCTTCAAAGCACGATTCTTAGTAGCGTGGGTTCCCTGACGCTGTGAAGCGCGCTGGGCGCGGACAACGTGGTTGAGGATTTCAGGCATGATTTCTACCTCGAAAACCTCAGGGGCCAACTCGAAGTCACCCACTTTCGTATTATTCTGATCTACAACTTGTATTTTAGCCATGACGTATACCTCTTAGCCGTTCTTGCGGATCATCACGAGGCCGTTGTTGGGACCGGGCACCTGGCCCTTGACCAACAGGACATTGTCCTCGGGCCTGACATCGACGATTTCCACGTTGCTCAAGGTTACACGTGCATTACCCATCTGTCCGGGCATTTTCTTGCCCTTCCAGACGCGGCCCGGGAAAGTGGCATTACCGACAGAACCGGGAACGCGGTGAACTTTCTCAGCACCATGGGAGGCACGGGAGCCAGCGAAGTTGTGACGCTTCATGACACCCTGGAAACCCTTACCCTTGGAGGTACCTGTAATCTTGACCTTTTCACCGGCGGCAAAGATGTCGACGGTAATTTCCTGGCCCAGTTCGTATTCTGCAACCGCTTCAAGGGGAAATTCCTTGAGTGTACGGTAGAGATCCTTACCGGCCTTTGCCATATGGCCTTTCATGGGCTTGTTCACTTTGCGTTCGGCAATGGAATCATAACCGAGCTGCAAAGCGTTGTAGCCTTCATTATCCGTGGTCTTGATCTGCATGACCGGGCAAGGACCAGCCTTGATTACGGTCACAGGACAAATCGTACCATCGTCCTTGAATATGCGTGTCATGCCCAGCTTTTTGCCAAGCAATCCGAGAGTCTTAGCCATAACTATACTCCTAGAGCTTGATCTCGACGTCAACGCCTGCGGGCAAGGAAAGCTTGCCAAGAGCGTCAACAGTCTGCTGAGTGGGTTCAAGAATATCCAGAAGACGCTTGTGAATACGCATTTCAAACTGCTCACGAGACTTTTTGTCAACGTGAACAGACTTCTGAACAGTGGTACGATGTATGTCGGTGGGCAGCGGCACAGGGCCGGCAATTGCCGCACCCGTATTCCGAGCGGTGTCAACGATTTCGGTGACAGCCTTATCAAGAATACGGTAATCGTATGATCTCAATTTAATTCTGATGCGATCGCTCGCCATCGAAGCAGCCATAGTGCTTTCTCCTCAAAGGATTTATCTTTGCCCGTGCCATAATTACTCACAGCACGATTTATTGCAGCGGTCGGGTTAAATACACCCGCCCCGCTACACTGTCAAGCAAAGGGAAAATCCTCGGCTCTACGTTAATCTTTTCCGTTCATCAATTCTTCGGCCAAGCTGTTCGGCAACTTCTCGTAATGATCGAACTGCATGGTGAATGTCGCGCGGCCCTGGGTCTTCGAACGAAGATCCGTAGCGTATCCGAACATTTCGGAAAGCGGGACAAACGACCGAACGACCTGAACACCTGTGCGGGCTTCCATTTCACCCACGCGTCCACGACGACCGTTCAAGTCACCCATGACATCACCAAGATAGTCTTCAGGGGTCAC containing:
- the rplD gene encoding 50S ribosomal protein L4, coding for MAKIQVVDQNNTKVGDFELAPEVFEVEIMPEILNHVVRAQRASQRQGTHATKNRALKTGGGRKPWRQKGTGRARAGSVRSPLWRGGATTFGPQPRDYSFKVNKKVRKLALKMALSSRASEEKITVVNTIDLAEIKTKAFAAVAEKLGMTKTLIVAKDVDKNLELSVRNMPHIKVIEADKLNVYDVLLYPELVMLEAAAQDVQERLK
- the rplC gene encoding 50S ribosomal protein L3, whose amino-acid sequence is MAKTLGLLGKKLGMTRIFKDDGTICPVTVIKAGPCPVMQIKTTDNEGYNALQLGYDSIAERKVNKPMKGHMAKAGKDLYRTLKEFPLEAVAEYELGQEITVDIFAAGEKVKITGTSKGKGFQGVMKRHNFAGSRASHGAEKVHRVPGSVGNATFPGRVWKGKKMPGQMGNARVTLSNVEIVDVRPEDNVLLVKGQVPGPNNGLVMIRKNG
- the rpsJ gene encoding 30S ribosomal protein S10 is translated as MAASMASDRIRIKLRSYDYRILDKAVTEIVDTARNTGAAIAGPVPLPTDIHRTTVQKSVHVDKKSREQFEMRIHKRLLDILEPTQQTVDALGKLSLPAGVDVEIKL